TCGACCGCGCGGGCGACGAGCTGCGAGCGGTAGTCGGCGTTGACCGGAGCGGACCAGTCGGCGTACGCGCGCGTGAGCACGAGGGTGCCGAAGGAGGAGGCGTAGTCGATGATCGCGCCGACGTCGACGCGCGCGGCGGCGAGCCGGGCGGCGGTCTCGGGGTGCGTCGGGTCCTCGGCGATGCGCTGCCGGTCGCGCGCGTAGGAGTTTCGACCGTGCACCCGGTCATACCAGGAGAGCACGATGTTGTCGAAGTCGAGATAGACGGCGACGCGGCCGTTCTGAGTGTCAGTCACCCCTCCAGTGTGGCAGGGTTGGCGCCGACTGTCAGTGGGCGAACGCCCAGCGAATGGTGCGGCCGGCGCGTTACTGGATCGGCTGCGTGTGCACCGCCGTGGTGAGGTTCGCGCCGTTGATCTCCAGGTAGAGCTGCTGCTCGGTCACGGAGACCGAGCAGGTGCTGCGGCGCTCGAGCCGCGCGGCGGCGTCCTCGATGAAGCGCGGATCGAAGCTCTGCAGCGTGATCGCGTCGGCGTTGTGGATCGTTTTGCCCCGCCAGAGCCCGAGCACTCGCTCCGGATCGCGGTGGGTGTACACGGTGGTGCGCTCGGCGTGTTTGCTCGCGGAGTGGAGTCGCGCCGCGTCGGGCGCGCCGATCTCGATCCAGGTGGTGATGGCGCCCGTGAGATCCCTCACGAGCACGGCGGGCTCATCGGTCGTGGAGACGCCGCCGCCAAACTCGATCCCCTCTTGGTACTCCAGGCAGTAGGCGAGCAGGCGCGTCACCATGTAGAGGTCGGTCTCGGAGGGGTGCCGGGCGACCCGCAGCGTGAGATCCTCGTAGACTCCCCGATCCACATCTGCCAGTTGTACCGCGAACGTGTGGATCGTCGAGCCAATAGCCATAGTGCTCGATCCTACGCGGTGTGACCCGGGTGCTGCGGCGGTGCGACCTGCTGGGGCGGCTGGTACTGCGGCTGGGGTGCATATTGCGGCTGCGGCGCGTACTGCTGCTGGGCGACCTGCGGTTGCGGAGCGAACTGCTGCTGCTGACCGACCGGCTGCGGATACGCTCCCTCCGGCGCGGCGGGCCGGCCACTCGCCGAGCGGTGGATCAGCGCGGCGACGAGCGCGACGATCCAGCCCCACATGAGCGCCCAGGTGGCGGCGACGAAGCTGAACTGCTGGAACTGCGCCAGGTACAGCTCGGTGTTGTCGGAGGGAATGCGGAGCGTCGCCATCATGACGACCGCCCGCACGATCCCCGCGACCATGGCGGCAACAATCAGCGCACCCCAGGTGCCGAAGAACACCGCCGCGCCGCGCCCCGGGAGCGCCGCCCTCACGACGAGCCGCACGAAGAGCCAGGTCAACCCGACCAGCAGCACGAGCACGAGGAGCATGCCGAGGACCGCGAGGGGCGGGACCCCGGGGCGGAGCGCCCAGCCGAGCGGATCCTGCACCACGAGCGATCGCGGGAGCGCCGAGACTCCCCAGAGCACGGCGAGATGCGAGGCGAAGCTGCAGAGCAGCGCGCCGATCCCGACGAGGATCGCGACGACCAGGGACACGAGAGTGGCTCGGTTCCGATTCATGCGGTCAGGCTAGCACGCGGCCTGCGGGCTCCGCCCCGCCTCCGGATCAGGCCGCGGCGCGCTCCTCAGCAGCGCCGCCGCCGCGCACCTCGATGAGCGCCTCGGACCAGGCCTCGACCTGATCGAAGAGCGCGGTGACCGACGGGCCGTGGTACTCGGCCGGCTGGAAGCTGCTCATGTTCTCGAAGTCGGTCATGAGGTTGAACGTCGCCGCGGCGCTCACGGTCGCGACCTGCAGCTGCGACAGCACGAGCCGCAGGTGCTCGATCGCCCGCACGCCCCCGTAGACGCCGTATCCGACGAAGCCGGCGGCCTTGTTATGCCACTCGGAACCGAGGAAGTCGATCGCGTCCTTCAGAGCACCGGAGGTGGAGTGGTTGTACTCGGGCGTCACGAAGATGAAGCCGTCGAAGCGCGCGACCGTCTCGGCCCAGCGCTGGGTGTGCGCGTGCTCGTACTGGCCCATGGCCGACGGCAGGGCCTCGTCGAGGTGCGGCAGGCCGAAGTCGGCGAGGTCGATGAGCTCGTACTCCGCGGAGTCGCGCTGCTGCGCGCGCTCGGCGATCCACTGGGCGACGGCGGCGCCGTTGCGTCCGGGACGGGTGCTGCCGATGATGATGCCGATACGTGCCATGTCCAGTGCGTGCCTTTCGTGATGCGAATGCGGGAGGATGCTCCCTGCACAGCCCAACATGCTTGTAGCTGCAACTATTCCGACGAGTTTCGCGGCGCGCCGATCACAGCCCGAGCTGATCAAGCCGCGATTCGAAGCGCACCTGGACGTCCTCGGGTTCGGCACCGTCACTCTCGGACCAGATCGCGTCGAGTTCCCGCTGCACGGACGCGGGCAGCGCCGCGTACTTCGACTCCCAGTCGACGATCGGGGTCCAGTACCCGACGACCTTGAAGTGGGTCGCGGGCAAGCCGAGCTCCCGACGCACGTACTTGCGCACATCGCGGAGCGCGACGGTCTCCCCCGCGACCCAGATGTAGCCCTCGTCCAGCGGCAGTCGCGCGTCCACAATGGTGCGCACGATCTGGCCGAGCGTGCTCGGGCCGTGGCCGTTGCCGCCGATCACCCACGTCACGTCAACGTCCGCTCCGAACTCGAGCGGAACGCGATCCGCCTCCGTCGCGACCTCAAGCACCACCCGTGTCAGCACCCCGGGCGGCACTGCGGCAGCGATGCGCGCCGCGGCCGGCAACCCGGTGAGATCGGCCACGAGCACTTGCCAGGTCGTGCCCGGCGGTGGATCGTAGAGGCCCGTCGGCGAGTTGAGGCCGAGCACGTGCCCCGGAGCGGCCCGCGCGGCCCAGGGACCAGCGACCCCGGCGTCGTGGAGCACGAAGTCGATGTCGATCTCCCCCGCTGCCGGGCGCGCCTCCCGGATCGTGTACGTGCGCATCGGAGCGTCCGGTGCACCCTCGGGCGTCGCCCACCAGTCACCGTCCGGGACCGGCAACGAGACGTCGGTGGGGTCGTCGCCGTGCGGGAAGAAGACGCGCACGTACTCGTCGCCGATGCCCGTGCTCAGGAAGTCGGCGATGCCGTCACCCCCCAGGGTGACCCGGGTGAGCGTGGCGGTGAGCGGGGTGACGCGGGTGACAGTGCCGCGGTGGATCTTCACGGGGTCTCCGTTTCGGGGTCTGGGCACGGACCGGAGACCCGGTCGGAGTGCGGTTCGGGGGAATGGTCGGAGTGCGGTTCGTGGCGCGGATCTGGATCTGGGTCGGCACCGGGGCTCAGTGCAGGATCCGGCGGGTGCGGCGCGGAGGCCGAGTGCGCGTCCCAGAATTCTCGGTAGGCCCCGGCGCGGGCGCGCAGCCCGTCATGCGTCCCTTGCTGCACGATCTCGCCGCCCTGGAGCACGAAGATCCGGTCGGCGTTCGACACCGACTGGAGCCGATGCGCGATGAGGATCGTGGTCCGGTCGCGACGGAGCACCTCGATCGCCCGTTCGACGGCGTCGCGGTGCTGGAGCCCGACATCGGCGGTCGCCTCGTCGAGGATCACGACGGGGGCGTCCGCGAGCAGCGCACGCGCGATCGCGAGCTGCTGGATTCGGCCCTCGTCGAGCGAGTGCTCGGGACTGGATGCGGCGGTGAGATCGGCGGCGGGATCGGCGGCGTCCCCCGCGAGCGCCCAGTCGGCGCCGACGGCCCGCAGCACCTCTGCGAGATCCCGGTCGCTCGCCCCGGGCGCCGCGAGTCGCAGATTCTCGGCGATCCCCCCGCGGAACTGATGCAGTTCCTGCGAGATGTAATACGGCGCTGTGTCGTGATCGAGACGCACTGTGCCGGTGTCGGGCGGATGGTGCCCGGCGATCACTCGCGCGAGCGTACTCTTGCCCGATCCCGAGCTCCCGACGAAGGCCACTGTGGTGCCGTGATCAACGCGCAGCGAGATGCCGGACAGGCCCCGGCCGGTCGTCGCGTAGCGGAAGGCGACGTCGTCGACCGTGACGCCGACGGGCGCACCGGCCGCGGGCACGTCCGCAGGGGGGCGGGACGGCGCCAGTTCGATGACCCCGACGAGTCGCGCGAGCCCGATCGTGGCCCGCTGGATGTCGTCGAGCCCGAAGATCAGTTGCCCGATGGGGTCGAAGAGCCGATGGAACACGAGTGCGGCCGCGGTCGCCATCCCGACGGAGATCGCCTCGGATGACACCAGGACGAATCCCGTGGCGAGCAGGGCGATCAGTCCGACCGCCTCCCCGCCGTTGATCCAGCGGAACAGGCGATTGCGCACGCGCACGGCGTCGATCTGGATCCGGATCGATGCCGCGGCGCGATCCTCGACCCTGCGCAGCGCGTGGCTCTGCTCGTTCAGTGCGGTCAGGGTGTCGCGACCCGACACCGCCTCCATGACCGCCTGGCTCCGCGATGCCTCGCGAGCGCGCATCTCGCGGAACACGACGCGCGAGCGGCGGAGGAACGCCCGGGTGCCGAGCACGTAGAAGGGCAGGCAGGCCACCCCGGCGAGGGCGAGCCAGGGGTTCAGCGCCGTGAGCGCCCCGAGCGACACGACCACGGCGAACCCGGCGGAGAGCAGGGTCGGCACGACCGAACCACCGGCTTCGGCGACCGCATCGACGTCGCCGGTGACGCGCGAGAGCAGGTCGGCGCTCTCGCCGTCGTCGATCGTGCTCACCGGGAGTCGCATCGCTGCGGAGAAGACGTCCTCGCGCAATCCCGCGAGCACGTCCTGCACCAGCCCCGCGAGCATCCGCGCACCCCAGAGCGCGACGAGCGCGGCGCTGATGGCACCGAGCGCCACCCCGCCGACCCAGGCCGCCATGGTCGGCGTGCCCGCCCCGGTCGACACCGCATCGACGATGCGGCCCAGGCAGAGCGGGAGCACGAGGCCGAGCCCGGATGCTCCGAGGAAGAGCACCGCCACGAGTGCGGTCCGCGCGCGATGCCGGCGCAGCAGGCGCGCCAGGGTTCGCCGCACCTCGGATGCGCTGGCGATGGGCAGGGTGGTGCCGGCGATCGGGTCAGTCATGCCCGGACTCCGCCCTGGCCGCCGCCCCGACCTCCGCCCCGGCCGACCGCAGGTCGACGACGCGGTCGCAGGCCGCGAGCAGCACCGGTGACGACGTGATGACCACCACGGTGCCGTCGTGCTCCGCGAGACCCGCGGCGACACGGGCCTCGGTGATCGCGTCGACGGCCGAGGTCGGCTCGTCGAGCACGAGCACCTCCGCACCCGCGTGCAGTCCTCGCGCGAGCCCGATCCGCTGGCGCTGCCCGCCCGAGAGCCGGCGCCCGGCCTCCCCCACCTCGGCATCCCAGCCGCCGATCTCATCGACCGTGTCGTGGAGGGCCGCGGCACGCACGGCGGTCGTGTCGATGCCGTCGGGGTCCGTCCGATCCTCGGGCCTCCCCGGGTGCCGGTCCCGCTGCGGGCCCCCGATCGCATCGCGGAGCGTGCCGCTCATCATGGTGTGGTGGTGTGGCATCGCGACCACCCGGGCGCGCACGGCACTCGGATCGAGCTCTCGGACGTCGCGGTGCACACCGTCGACCTCGAGCGATACGGCGCCGGGGTCGACGGGGATCCGCAACCCGAGTCGGTCGGACAGGGCGCGGGCGGCGTCGCGGTCGGTGGGCCGGATTCCCACGAGTTCGCCCCGTCGTACGTCGATGCGGTCGCCCGCCCCGACCTGGAACGACAGCACGCCCGAGCGCTCCCGGTCGCTCGCAGGCCCCGGGGTCGGCGCGGTCGGAGCCTCGATCAGATCTCCCGCGTTGATGACCTCGGCGAGCCGCTTCGCCGAGGCCAGCTTGTGGATCCAGTTCGACGGGAACGAGCCCGCGAACGCGAGCGAGCCGCTCACGAACTGGGCGAGCCCGAGCACCGTCACGAGCTCGCCGATGCCGATCTGGCCGTCCGCGGCGAACCAGGCGGAGACCCCCGCGAGCCCGGTGATGGTCACCGCCGCGAGGATCGCGCTCACCGCTTCGTACCCGGCGAGTGTGCGGGCGGCCGCGGTTGCGGCGATGCGCGACCGATCACTCGCGGTCTCGTATCGCCGCACCGCCTCGCGGCGCGCGCCGATTCCGACGAGCACGCGGAACCCGGTCATGAAGTCGGCCGCGACGGCGCCAGCCTCGGTCGCGGCTCGCTGCTCGACGAGGCCTCGCCGTTCGAGCGGCCGCGAGACCGCGCGCATCACCGCCATCATGGCGATGGTCGCTCCGAAGACCACGGCGGTCGCGACGGGCGAGATAACGAGCATCGCCAGCCCCGATCCGAGGATCGCCGCGAGCGTCGCGCACTGCTGCGCCACCGACCAGGCGACCCCCGCAACCCGGTACGTGTCGGAGGTCGCGTAGGTGAGCGCCTCACCCGCCGAGAGCGGCAGCCGGGAGAGCCGCGGTCGCAGCATACGCGACAACGTGAGGTGCCGCAGCGCCTGCTCCCCGTGACCGTAGACCGACACCATGAGCCGCGACGCGGTCTGGTACGAGGTCGTGAGCACGAGGAAGACCCCGAGCAGCAATCCCAGCCACAGCACGAGATCGGCGGGGTCGCGGGGCAGCACGGCGCGGTCGATGGTGAGACCGATCATCACCGGGATCGCGGCCTCGGAGAGGGCGTGCAGGACGAGCAGCAGCGTCGCCGCGGCGAGCGCCGTCCCCCGACGCTCCCCCGCGAGTGCGATGCGGAACAGGGTGCCAGGGGTGACGGTCACGGGGTCCTCCGCCCGAGCGGCAGCACCAGCGGGGTCCCGGAGACGGGATCCGTGATGACCCGGCACGGCAGATCGTAGACGGCCTCGACCAGTTCCTCGGTGATGACCTCTCGGGGGTCGCCCTGCGCAACGATCGCGCCGTCGCGCATCGCGACGAGGTGCGTGGCGTAGCGAGCGGCATGGTTCAGGTCGTGGAGCACGGCGACCAGGGTGGTGCCGCTGCGGTGGAGGTCGGCGAAGAGCTCGAGCAGGTCGATCTGGTGCGCGATGTCGAGGAACGTGGTCGGTTCGTCGAGCAGCAGGTGGCCGGTCTGCTGCGCCAGAGCCATCGCCACCCAGACGCGCTGGCGCTGGCCGCCCGAGAGTTCGTCGACCAGGCGCGCGGCGAGATCGGTGATCGACGTCGCCGCCATCGCCTCCGCAACCGCGTGCTCGTCTTCGCGACTCCAGGTGCGCATCGCATTCTGGTGGGGAAAGCGCCCGCGCCCGACGAGGTCGGCGACCGTGATGCCGTCCGGCGCGATGGAGCTCTGCGGCAGCAGCCCGAGCTTCCGGGCCACTTCCTTCGGCTTCCGGCGATGCAGCTCCTCGCCATCGAGCAGGACCGCTCCCGAACTCGGGCGGAGCAGCCGGGCGAAGCCGCGCAGCAGGGTCTACTTGCCGCAGGCGTTCGGGCCGATGATGATCGTAAATGAGCGATCCGGCACCTCGAGGGTGAGATCGGAGATGATGCGGGTGTCCCCGTAGCTCAGTGTGATGTCGCGTGCGACGAGCGATGCGGTCATGCGGGTTCCTTTCATGAGCGACGTCCGTACTGGGCCGCGAGCAGCCACGCCAGGTAGAGCCCGCCGATCGACACCGTGACGACCCCGACAGGCACCAGGAGCAGCTGGGCGACACCGTCGGAGGCGACGACCAGCGCGGCCCCGGTGAGCATGACCGGAACGAGACCCATGGGGGTGTTCGAGCGCGTGAGCCGCTGGGAGATCTGCGGCGCAGCGAGCGCGATGAACGACATGGGGCCCGCCGCCGCGGTCACGAGCGCGACGAGCGCGACCCCGATCACCATGGCGGAGAGGCTGGTGCGCGCCGGACTCACGCCGAGCGCCGTCGCCGCGTCGTCGCCCATCTCGAGTACCGGGAGGGTGCGGTGCAGCGGCACGGCGAAGAGCACCACGAGCGCGAACACGGCGGCCGCGGGCAGGAGCTGATCGAAGCCGAGCGACGCGAGGGATCCCGCGCCCCAGGTCGCGGCCATCATCGCCTTCTCGACGCTGACGGAGATGAGGATCCAGGACGTCAGCGAGCCGAGGCCGGCCGAAACGCCGATGCCGACGATGATGAGGCGGAACGACGACATCGTGTGCTTCATCGCCAGGAAGTACACGACCAGTGCGGTGATGAGCCCGCCGACGAGCGCGCCCGCCGCCTTGAACAGGTACGTGTTCAGCTCCAGCACGATCATGGTGAGGGTGACGCCGAACTGGGCGCCGATGCCGAACCCGATGATGTCGGGCGACCCGAGCGGGTTGCGAGTGAGCGACTGGAAGATGCCGCCCGACAGCGCCAGCGCCGCGCCGCAGAGCATTGCGAAGAGCACCCGCGGCAGGCGCCATTCGAAGACGACCTGGCGGGTGTCGATGTCGGTGCTCGGGTCGACGAGCGCGCGGAGCACCTCGACGACGCTCACGTCGTAGGCCCCGATCGTCATCGTCGCGGCCCCGGCGGCGATGATCACCCCCGCGAGC
Above is a genomic segment from Leucobacter rhizosphaerae containing:
- a CDS encoding NADPH-dependent FMN reductase, coding for MARIGIIIGSTRPGRNGAAVAQWIAERAQQRDSAEYELIDLADFGLPHLDEALPSAMGQYEHAHTQRWAETVARFDGFIFVTPEYNHSTSGALKDAIDFLGSEWHNKAAGFVGYGVYGGVRAIEHLRLVLSQLQVATVSAAATFNLMTDFENMSSFQPAEYHGPSVTALFDQVEAWSEALIEVRGGGAAEERAAA
- a CDS encoding ABC transporter ATP-binding protein, with protein sequence MTDPIAGTTLPIASASEVRRTLARLLRRHRARTALVAVLFLGASGLGLVLPLCLGRIVDAVSTGAGTPTMAAWVGGVALGAISAALVALWGARMLAGLVQDVLAGLREDVFSAAMRLPVSTIDDGESADLLSRVTGDVDAVAEAGGSVVPTLLSAGFAVVVSLGALTALNPWLALAGVACLPFYVLGTRAFLRRSRVVFREMRAREASRSQAVMEAVSGRDTLTALNEQSHALRRVEDRAAASIRIQIDAVRVRNRLFRWINGGEAVGLIALLATGFVLVSSEAISVGMATAAALVFHRLFDPIGQLIFGLDDIQRATIGLARLVGVIELAPSRPPADVPAAGAPVGVTVDDVAFRYATTGRGLSGISLRVDHGTTVAFVGSSGSGKSTLARVIAGHHPPDTGTVRLDHDTAPYYISQELHQFRGGIAENLRLAAPGASDRDLAEVLRAVGADWALAGDAADPAADLTAASSPEHSLDEGRIQQLAIARALLADAPVVILDEATADVGLQHRDAVERAIEVLRRDRTTILIAHRLQSVSNADRIFVLQGGEIVQQGTHDGLRARAGAYREFWDAHSASAPHPPDPALSPGADPDPDPRHEPHSDHSPEPHSDRVSGPCPDPETETP
- a CDS encoding FecCD family ABC transporter permease, which encodes MNARRTLRIDTPWVSGRIPVRSVVVSLVLAGVIIAAGAATMTIGAYDVSVVEVLRALVDPSTDIDTRQVVFEWRLPRVLFAMLCGAALALSGGIFQSLTRNPLGSPDIIGFGIGAQFGVTLTMIVLELNTYLFKAAGALVGGLITALVVYFLAMKHTMSSFRLIIVGIGVSAGLGSLTSWILISVSVEKAMMAATWGAGSLASLGFDQLLPAAAVFALVVLFAVPLHRTLPVLEMGDDAATALGVSPARTSLSAMVIGVALVALVTAAAGPMSFIALAAPQISQRLTRSNTPMGLVPVMLTGAALVVASDGVAQLLLVPVGVVTVSIGGLYLAWLLAAQYGRRS
- a CDS encoding YaeQ family protein → MAIGSTIHTFAVQLADVDRGVYEDLTLRVARHPSETDLYMVTRLLAYCLEYQEGIEFGGGVSTTDEPAVLVRDLTGAITTWIEIGAPDAARLHSASKHAERTTVYTHRDPERVLGLWRGKTIHNADAITLQSFDPRFIEDAAARLERRSTCSVSVTEQQLYLEINGANLTTAVHTQPIQ
- a CDS encoding ABC transporter transmembrane domain-containing protein, translating into MTVTPGTLFRIALAGERRGTALAAATLLLVLHALSEAAIPVMIGLTIDRAVLPRDPADLVLWLGLLLGVFLVLTTSYQTASRLMVSVYGHGEQALRHLTLSRMLRPRLSRLPLSAGEALTYATSDTYRVAGVAWSVAQQCATLAAILGSGLAMLVISPVATAVVFGATIAMMAVMRAVSRPLERRGLVEQRAATEAGAVAADFMTGFRVLVGIGARREAVRRYETASDRSRIAATAAARTLAGYEAVSAILAAVTITGLAGVSAWFAADGQIGIGELVTVLGLAQFVSGSLAFAGSFPSNWIHKLASAKRLAEVINAGDLIEAPTAPTPGPASDRERSGVLSFQVGAGDRIDVRRGELVGIRPTDRDAARALSDRLGLRIPVDPGAVSLEVDGVHRDVRELDPSAVRARVVAMPHHHTMMSGTLRDAIGGPQRDRHPGRPEDRTDPDGIDTTAVRAAALHDTVDEIGGWDAEVGEAGRRLSGGQRQRIGLARGLHAGAEVLVLDEPTSAVDAITEARVAAGLAEHDGTVVVITSSPVLLAACDRVVDLRSAGAEVGAAARAESGHD
- a CDS encoding siderophore-interacting protein, translating into MKIHRGTVTRVTPLTATLTRVTLGGDGIADFLSTGIGDEYVRVFFPHGDDPTDVSLPVPDGDWWATPEGAPDAPMRTYTIREARPAAGEIDIDFVLHDAGVAGPWAARAAPGHVLGLNSPTGLYDPPPGTTWQVLVADLTGLPAAARIAAAVPPGVLTRVVLEVATEADRVPLEFGADVDVTWVIGGNGHGPSTLGQIVRTIVDARLPLDEGYIWVAGETVALRDVRKYVRRELGLPATHFKVVGYWTPIVDWESKYAALPASVQRELDAIWSESDGAEPEDVQVRFESRLDQLGL